The sequence below is a genomic window from Leptospira dzoumogneensis.
CTAGAAAGAGGTTTTTATTCTTCCGTAAATGACCTGAAAAAAAATCAAAAAACCAGCAAAGAATTCTCTCCTAAATTAAGTTCCAGCTTAAGAGAAAAAGAGATCCGAGTCTGGAAAAATTCAGTAAAAAGAATTCTTACACCCGAATTCTGATTAGTAAGAAAAAGAGAGCAGGCTAAACTCCAAAGGTTTTCTTTCCGAGTTGATGCCTGCTCCTATGATCAGTTTGGCCTGATCGTATTTAGGGATCTCTAAAATAGAATCCGCAGAAATTTTAAAAAACTCATACTGATCTCTTTCCTTCTTGGAAAGATAAATATCGATTCGAATAACTTCCATATATTTTAGGATACGCAAAAGTATCTTATCTTTGGTGATCGTATATAGTTCTATCTCGTTAGAAGATCTGTTTAGATTGAATTTTTCTCCAGGGACAGCTTCGAATTCGATTTCCGTTTTGGAAGTTTCGTCTTCTACAGAATCTTTGTATAGAGGAAAATTCCCTTCTTCATAATAGATCCTTCTGGAAAATCGTCTGAATATTTCTTTTTCCACGATTTCAGGAAAGGATTCTCCCGGTTCCGGTTTTTTACTAGGGCCATCTAAGATCTGTTTCCATTTGTTTTTAGAAACATTCTTTTCCACCATTCTGCGCACAGGAGGAGAAAGTTTTGGGATCGAAAATTTTAAGATCCTTTCATCCAGTTTGTTTAATATAGAATTTAAGAACGGCCCATGTATGAGAGGAAGTATTTCAATGGAGAAGATCCGGTCTCTCAAAAATTTTGCGAATTCTATCTCGTAAGTGAATAGATTGGAAACTAGTCCCTGTTCTTCTGCGGGAGTTCCTGCATACAGGATCTTTACCAAATGAAATAGATACGTTTTACTTTCAGGATCAAAATATAATTCTTCTATTTTTTGGATCACTTCTTCTTCATTCAGTTCCGGATTCACAATATCTCTTAGAGAAAGATATTTGGTGGAGAACATTCTTTTTCGGAACATTCTGTATAAGGTAAACTTTCCGGTTTGGATAGGACCGATCTGGGTCTGAAGGTTTTCTCTGAGAATTAGAACAGGCGAGTGGGATCGCGATGTTGGAGTTGTAGGCCGTGCTGTTTGAGCTCCTACAATCCGATAAGGATTCGAACGAATTGGATAGCGGGCTCCTTCAAAAATTTCCTCAGACTCCTTTGGAAACTTAGAATCTTCGGAATAGAGCAGACCTTCTGTAAATTTCAAATAAGGAGGTGTTTTGATCGGAGAACTTGGAGTGATTTTACGATCATATTCTAATTCGTAAAGAAACTTTGGTATGAGCGCAGGCTGAGAATACAAATAGGGAAGTTCTTCAATTTCGCTTAATGGAAAATCATAAAAGGGAGAAATTTTAGAATGTACTCTTGCTACCGAGTCAGGATTGCAGAATAAAAAATGATAATTCTCTCCCTCGAAGTAGATCATGGGAATGGAAGAAGGATCAATCTTCTTCGAATAGATCCGGATGTAAAACGGAAAGCCCCGGTGCCTTTGTTTCTCTTTTAGAAAGTTTGGAAACCAGTTGTTTTTTGAATAGGGTCCAGTCGTAGGTTTGTTTTAAGGAATCTAACTCTTCTTCGAATCCGTATTGTAAAAAGTCCAGTGTCTCTTCTTCCGTGAGTCCTGTGACAAGGCTGCTATCGGAAACCACTCTTAAAATTTTACGAATATCTCTCTCATTCCAGACTAGGATTCCTGAAAGTCTCACGACCCAATATTCATGGTCCATTCTTACAGATTCGTCGATTATTTCTCTTTATTCAAGAGTAAATTGGTTTCTTAAAATTTTCTGACCACTAAAAGACTCATATCATCTTGAATTCTTCCGCCTGTATGTTTCACGACGTCGGAAAATAGATCATCTATTAATTTACGTATATTCTTCTTAGGAGCGGTTTCTAAAAATTTATATAAATTCTCTCCATAGTATCCGCCAATACTCCGATTCTTCTGCTCGAAGAGACCGTCTGTAAAACAGAATAGAATATCGTCCCTATCCATCTTAAAACTTTGAGAAGGTTTCGGCTTTTTAAGGGGAGAATTCATCACAGTAGAAAGGAATTTTCCATCAGTGCTTACAATGTAAGTTTTGTCTTCTTTACTTTTATATAGAACTAGACTTGGGTGTATCCCGGAGTGCAGAAAATTTCCTTTATTGTCCGCCTTCATCAAAAGGAAAGTCGCATATAAACTTCTGTGGATATGAGGAAATGTATTCGTTCTTTCTTCCAAATGTTCCAACATCTGGTCTATGATCTCGTGAGGAGTTTCGAATTTATGGACCAGATGGCTCATTTGATTCATGATCATTAGGCTGAATAGTCCTGCTACATAACCGTGACCGGAAGTATCTCCGATCCCTATCCAATAATTCCCATCTTTGTCTTTTAGAAAATTATAGAAATCCCCGCCGATCGGGTTGTAAGTCATACATCTTCCGCGGATCTCGTAATTTTCATCCACATAGTCCAGAGGAAGAACGTAGTTTTGCATCCTACTGTCCCCTCTGCGGAATCGTTTTATTATTTTGCCGAATTCCTGTTCTTTAGGCAGGATCTTCTCGGTTAAAAACAGAACGAATGCGGAAAAATTAATGAATAATGTAAAACAACATACTAAAAGTAAAACGATCGGAACTCTAACCGGAGGAGTATAAAATTTAAGCCCTATTCCCAAACTTCCTAGAATGGAAAGATTCAGCACGATCAAAACCGGCCAGGCATCTTTCATGTACTGTTTGATCGTAGTGGAACTTCTCATCTTACCTTAAAATAGGCATGGCCTTGGTATTCCTTCTTGGAATAATTCCTGCGTGCGATCCGGAATAATTCATCTTCTGCATAAGGTGTATTTGTGCCTTCTACCACGCCGAAAGGTTTTTCTCTATATCCGGATTCATAGATCATAGGGATCAAGTTGTCGCTGGAAGGATCGTAATGATACAATAGTTTATGAGAACTTTCCAGGAAATTTATTTCAGGACCTGAGATTTGTTTTCCGTCTTTCCAAACGGATTCTTCTTTTTTGATCTTTTGTGTATTGAGCAGAAGCCAGTTCCCGCGAGACTCATATTTTCCGGATCCCTCTATTTGGATTCGACGGATTTCTCCTTTTTCTTCGATCTCCCTCAAGTAGTACTTTTGGAAAGATTTTTCAGAATTCGAAAATTCTAATCTTTCCGTTTGGTTTTCCTTATAGTTGACTGAAGTTAAAGGGGAGAAGGGAGGAAGTTTTTTGCTATAAATTCCCTTTAAGAATATATCACCGGATGATTCGGGTCTTTCCGGAAGTTCCCTGATCCAAGAAGGTGGAAAACATCCGGTGAAAACAGAAAGAAATACAAATATTCTTAGAACTGTAAGTATAACTTTCATAGGAAATCTAAGGAATTTGAAACTTGCAAATAATGTAATTTTCTAATTCCTATTCTACTTCCAAAATCCGTCTAAGGCCAGAGAAAGGCAAACCGGAAATTCCGTTAGCCCGCAAAGAGGACGACTAAAATTGGAAGTAAATGAATTCTCCGCCCCCGTCCCCGAATATACCCATTAATAAAAGTATAACGATGGAGAAGGAGGGTAATAACCAACGGAATCTGATCTGTATTTTTTCTCTGATGCTCGGATAATATTGAACCGCATTCCAGAGGAAGGTGAATAGAATGAATAAGGCCAATTCTTCCCAGCGCACCAATGCCTTTCCGCCTATGATATTTAAGAAACCCGTAAAATAGTCCCAAGCTAAACTGAGTGAATTTTTACCTGCGGCTGCAGTTCTAAAGAATATACCGGAGATCGCAAATAAATGTACGATCAGCGCTACTTTCCAGAAACGTTTCCAGCCTCTAGGCTCTTCTTCTTTTTTAGGATCGCCAGGCGAGAAGAATCTTTCCACTCCTAAGATCAGTCCTAAATAAGCACCCCAGAGAACGTATCCGAAGTTTGCTCCATGCCATAGACCGCCTAAGGTCATTGTGATCATGGAATTGCCTTGCGTTCTCCAGAATCCACCTCTGCTTCCTCCTAATGGAATATAGAGGTAGTCTCGAAGCCAAGTGGATAAAGTAACATGCCAACGTCCCCAGAACTCTCTGAAACTTGGAGAAAGGAAAGGTCCTCTGAAGTTTTCAGGGATCTCATAACCGAGCAAGTATGCGGAACCTCTTGCCATATCGGTGTATCCGCTGAAATCACAATATACCTGACAGGCAAATCCGAACGTTACTAGATATAAACTGAAAAAATTATATTCTCCCGGATGCTGATAGATCCCGGAGATGATCCCGGAAATATTATCCGCGATCACAACCTTCTTAAATAAGCCGGAAAGAATTAGGAAAACTCCCCATTGTACTCGATTGAAATCGATAGCAGGTTTGTCCAGTTTCGGAAGAAAGTCCGTTGTCCTCATGATCGGTCCTGCGATCAATTGAGGGAAGAATAGAATGAATAAAAAATAATCTAATCCAGAGATCCTTTCCGGAACATGGTCTCTGTGTATATCCACTTGTAATGCGATCAACTGAAATGTATAAAAGCTGATCGCGAGCGGAAGAGGGATATGTATCCCTTTTCCGAATTCTGAAAATCGTAAGGAACCGGTGAGGAAGTCCAGTGAATCCAGAAAGAAATAGAAATATTTGAAGAATGCTAGGTTAACAAAATTAAGAACAATGATCCAGGTCAGAAGTTTGGACGTGGATTTACCTTCTCTTTTATTTTCCCAAAGTTTCAGAGAAAAATAGAAGTTCACTGCGATCACGAGTAAGAAGTGGATCGAAAATGCAGCGCCGGAGTAAAAATAGAAAAGAAGAGAAGAAACTAAAAGTAAAGGTTTCCTTCCTTTTTGAGGAAGGCTCCAATACAGCAGGAATGTAAGCGAAAATAAAGCTAGATAGGGAAGGGAATTAAAAAGCATTTTAGAATTATTTTATAAAACCTTATTCGGGTGAGAATAGATAATGCAATTTATGGTCCGGAGAGATCCGGAACGGAAGCAAAGATTCCAGTAATGTAGGACCGGTTCCGGTATTACTATCTATCTGGTAGAAGTTTTCAGGTTGAGGACCTTTATAAGAATAGAATACGATCCTTGGAGTCAGCGGAGAGGAAGCCTTATAACCTGGAAGTTTGGTCACTTGCATAACCGCATCTTCAAAATAACCGATAGAATCGATGAGTCCTACTTCCAAAGCTTGGTTTGCGGAGTAGATCCTTCCATCCGCTAATTTTCTAAGGTCGGATTCTTTTAACTTAGGTCTTCCTTTTTTGATAATACTTAAAAATCTTTCGTAGTTCTCCATGATGATATCTTGGAAAACTTTCTTTTGTTCTGGAGTGAATTCTTCCACAGGGTTTCCTGTAGCCTTGTTCGGACCGGAACGAATGGTGCTGCTCTTGATCCCCAGTTTGTCCAAAGCTTCTTTCACATTGATCCCGAATCTAAGAACTCCAATGGAGCCTGTGATCGTTGTAGGGTGAGCTTGGATATGGTCGGTGGCCATACTCAGATAATACGCACCGGAAGCAGCAGTGTCCATGAATAGGGAAAGGACAGGCACATTCTTCTTCTTTTTGAATTCTAAAATTTCGTGATGGATTAGATCGCTGGCTGTTACTGATCCGCCGGGAGAATCTATTTTTAAGATCACAGCTTTGATCTCAGGATCTCTTGCAGCCATAGACAAATAGGTTTTGACCCTGCTTACTATGCTGTCCTTTTCTCCGGATAAAAGTCCTCCCGAGGATTTTTGTCCGGAGATCTCTCCTTCGATAGGGATGAGTAATATTTTATCAGGGCCTTCTGTAGAAGAACCGGTGACTAGTTTTTCTTTAGGGATAGGAGAAGTTTGGTTCGGGATAGAAAGAAACAAACATTGGCTTAAAAACAAGATTCCTAATACAAATAGAATGGATTTGTGGAATAGGAATTTCATCATAAAGCCTCCTGCCCATTCTGGGAGGCCCGGGTATCGCTTCAATTCCTTTCCTTTTTGTTTGGCGCCCAAAAAAAAGTCTCAGATCCGTTTTTTACTTTCCCTCTCAGCTAGTTTTCCCAACCTCCTTCCCGCAATGTATGAATTTCGGACGGAGAACTCTCGTTTTTTGACCGACGGTACCCAATGGTTTTCTTGGGACTGGACCCATCCAATTACAAAGGAAATATTTCCGATCATTCTTCCTTATGATAAAAACGTAAGTATATTTGAATCAGGTAATTTTCTAATGTTCCCTTGGGTGAATCGATATGCTTCTACGGAATTCATTCTAAATGGAAAGGAATGGAATGCTAAGGAAATGATCCGGGATTCCAATCAATTTCCGGTCCACGGCCTAGTACATTCTTTAGAGAGAAAACTTTTAAAACTGAAAAATAACCAAAAGGGCGCCGAGTTCAGAGTGAACTTTCCGGAAGAATGGAAGGATTCTCCACTTTCAGGAGTTGCCATCCGAGAAGAATATTCAATCGAAGAGACTTCTTCCGGGACTCTACTAAGTGTGAAGACTAGATTTCATAATTTAAGATCCGATTCTATCCGATTCGCCTACGGTTATCATCCTTATATAAATTTAGGAAAAAATGATGGAGATTGGAAACTTCATCTTCAGTTGGACAAAAATTTGGAATTAGGAGAGGATCTAGTTCCGATCCAACCTTTTATTTCGAATCCGATTTCTTCCGTTTTGGAAGGAGAGAAGATCCCGAGTCTAGATCATTTATTCTATGGAAAAGAACCTAGAGTTGTTTTGGAGAACGGAACCAAAAAATACTCTATCACAATCTTAAGTCCTCCTCCGGAAGAAGGACAAATTCCATTAAATTATTATCAAATATATACAAAACCGGATCGTTCCGCAATTGCAGTCGAACCTTGTAGTTCACCGGGCAATGCGCTCTTGTCGGGACAGGATCTAAAAGAGCTAAAAGGTCACTCCGAAACCTTCGGAGAATTCAGGATTTTGGTGAGATCGTTATGATTCGGCCTTATAATCGCTTTCTTCTTGACAAGGAGGGGGTCATTTTCAGTCTAAGTTTTGGGGGAGATTCCACGCCGTGAGTAAACCGTTAATCGTACAAAGTGATAAGACTATGCTTTTAGAGGTGGACAATCCTGAATTCGAAGCCTGCCAGTTAGTCGTATCCA
It includes:
- a CDS encoding MBOAT family O-acyltransferase, translated to MLFNSLPYLALFSLTFLLYWSLPQKGRKPLLLVSSLLFYFYSGAAFSIHFLLVIAVNFYFSLKLWENKREGKSTSKLLTWIIVLNFVNLAFFKYFYFFLDSLDFLTGSLRFSEFGKGIHIPLPLAISFYTFQLIALQVDIHRDHVPERISGLDYFLFILFFPQLIAGPIMRTTDFLPKLDKPAIDFNRVQWGVFLILSGLFKKVVIADNISGIISGIYQHPGEYNFFSLYLVTFGFACQVYCDFSGYTDMARGSAYLLGYEIPENFRGPFLSPSFREFWGRWHVTLSTWLRDYLYIPLGGSRGGFWRTQGNSMITMTLGGLWHGANFGYVLWGAYLGLILGVERFFSPGDPKKEEEPRGWKRFWKVALIVHLFAISGIFFRTAAAGKNSLSLAWDYFTGFLNIIGGKALVRWEELALFILFTFLWNAVQYYPSIREKIQIRFRWLLPSFSIVILLLMGIFGDGGGEFIYFQF
- a CDS encoding aldose 1-epimerase codes for the protein MTDGTQWFSWDWTHPITKEIFPIILPYDKNVSIFESGNFLMFPWVNRYASTEFILNGKEWNAKEMIRDSNQFPVHGLVHSLERKLLKLKNNQKGAEFRVNFPEEWKDSPLSGVAIREEYSIEETSSGTLLSVKTRFHNLRSDSIRFAYGYHPYINLGKNDGDWKLHLQLDKNLELGEDLVPIQPFISNPISSVLEGEKIPSLDHLFYGKEPRVVLENGTKKYSITILSPPPEEGQIPLNYYQIYTKPDRSAIAVEPCSSPGNALLSGQDLKELKGHSETFGEFRILVRSL
- the sppA gene encoding signal peptide peptidase SppA, with amino-acid sequence MMKFLFHKSILFVLGILFLSQCLFLSIPNQTSPIPKEKLVTGSSTEGPDKILLIPIEGEISGQKSSGGLLSGEKDSIVSRVKTYLSMAARDPEIKAVILKIDSPGGSVTASDLIHHEILEFKKKKNVPVLSLFMDTAASGAYYLSMATDHIQAHPTTITGSIGVLRFGINVKEALDKLGIKSSTIRSGPNKATGNPVEEFTPEQKKVFQDIIMENYERFLSIIKKGRPKLKESDLRKLADGRIYSANQALEVGLIDSIGYFEDAVMQVTKLPGYKASSPLTPRIVFYSYKGPQPENFYQIDSNTGTGPTLLESLLPFRISPDHKLHYLFSPE
- a CDS encoding PP2C family protein-serine/threonine phosphatase, which produces MRSSTTIKQYMKDAWPVLIVLNLSILGSLGIGLKFYTPPVRVPIVLLLVCCFTLFINFSAFVLFLTEKILPKEQEFGKIIKRFRRGDSRMQNYVLPLDYVDENYEIRGRCMTYNPIGGDFYNFLKDKDGNYWIGIGDTSGHGYVAGLFSLMIMNQMSHLVHKFETPHEIIDQMLEHLEERTNTFPHIHRSLYATFLLMKADNKGNFLHSGIHPSLVLYKSKEDKTYIVSTDGKFLSTVMNSPLKKPKPSQSFKMDRDDILFCFTDGLFEQKNRSIGGYYGENLYKFLETAPKKNIRKLIDDLFSDVVKHTGGRIQDDMSLLVVRKF